From a single Shewanella donghaensis genomic region:
- a CDS encoding TraR/DksA family transcriptional regulator, which yields MNTQDVQQTLLQRAEQLKYELVHQLNQKIEAHTAAKVHFNMSLTELIELMSNQHLTDSPLFEQLTRLDAALCQLEIGLYGLCSDCEADIEVERLAADPTEQRCAHCAEKYNQEHRHELKLSH from the coding sequence GTGAATACTCAAGACGTACAACAAACATTATTGCAACGTGCAGAACAGTTAAAATATGAACTTGTACATCAATTAAACCAAAAAATTGAAGCACATACCGCTGCAAAAGTGCATTTCAATATGAGTTTAACTGAGTTAATCGAACTCATGAGTAACCAGCATTTAACTGACAGTCCATTATTTGAACAGCTAACCCGACTTGATGCCGCTTTGTGCCAACTAGAAATTGGCTTATACGGATTATGTTCTGATTGTGAAGCAGACATTGAAGTTGAGCGCTTGGCTGCAGACCCAACAGAGCAGCGCTGTGCTCATTGTGCTGAAAAGTATAACCAAGAGCATAGACACGAATTAAAGCTCAGTCACTAA
- a CDS encoding tRNA-dihydrouridine synthase, protein MRVVLAPMEGVIDDLMREILSEINPYDLVVTEFVRVVNQLLPEKVYYKLCPELRNGGLTASGTPVRIQLLGQHPQVMAENAHRAVELGSRGVDANFGCPAKMVNRSNGGAVLLQYPDTIHDIVKAMRDAVPADQPVTAKIRLGYEDKSLFMENALAVYEAGASEIAIHARSKTDGYKPPAYWEYITEVRKRLPIPVIANGEIWSSDDAKRCMDVTGCDNIMLGRGAMSLPNLAATIKGDEAPYTWSQTLNLLLNYTQKQLINKKIDYYPARVKQWFTYLNKQYPEADVLFRELRVLKTAEGIIDILERAHEQQLSN, encoded by the coding sequence GTGCGTGTAGTTTTAGCTCCTATGGAAGGCGTCATTGATGATTTGATGCGAGAAATTTTATCTGAAATCAATCCTTATGATTTGGTAGTGACCGAATTTGTACGGGTCGTGAATCAGCTACTTCCTGAAAAGGTTTACTACAAACTATGCCCTGAACTGCGTAATGGTGGTTTAACCGCATCTGGCACTCCAGTAAGAATACAATTACTCGGCCAGCACCCACAGGTCATGGCGGAAAACGCACACCGTGCAGTTGAATTAGGCTCTCGTGGCGTTGATGCAAACTTTGGCTGCCCGGCCAAAATGGTTAATCGCAGTAATGGTGGTGCTGTATTACTGCAATACCCCGATACCATTCACGATATTGTTAAAGCTATGCGCGATGCAGTGCCCGCTGATCAACCTGTTACGGCAAAAATCCGTCTAGGATATGAAGATAAATCCTTATTTATGGAAAACGCATTAGCAGTATATGAAGCTGGCGCCAGTGAAATTGCCATTCATGCCCGCAGTAAAACAGATGGCTATAAGCCGCCTGCCTACTGGGAGTACATTACTGAAGTACGTAAGCGCTTACCGATCCCAGTGATTGCCAATGGCGAAATCTGGAGCAGTGATGATGCTAAACGCTGTATGGACGTAACGGGATGCGACAACATCATGCTTGGTCGCGGCGCGATGTCTTTACCCAATTTGGCCGCAACAATAAAAGGCGATGAAGCACCTTATACTTGGTCACAAACGCTAAATTTACTGTTGAACTACACGCAAAAACAATTGATTAATAAAAAAATCGATTACTACCCTGCCCGAGTAAAACAATGGTTCACTTATCTCAATAAGCAATACCCAGAAGCCGATGTGTTATTCAGAGAGCTTAGAGTGCTTAAAACAGCTGAAGGTATCATTGATATATTAGAAAGAGCCCACGAACAACAATTATCAAATTAA
- the ndk gene encoding nucleoside-diphosphate kinase — translation MAIERTFSIIKPDAVAKNHIGAIYNRFETAGLKIIASKMVHLTQEQAEGFYAEHSERPFFGALVAFMTSGPIMVQTLEGENAVLAHRDILGATNPADAAPGTIRADFAESIDENAAHGSDSVASAEREVAYFFSAEELCARTR, via the coding sequence ATGGCTATCGAACGCACTTTTTCAATTATCAAACCAGATGCAGTTGCTAAAAACCACATCGGTGCTATCTACAACCGTTTCGAAACTGCTGGTCTTAAGATCATTGCTTCTAAAATGGTACACCTAACTCAAGAACAAGCTGAAGGTTTCTACGCTGAGCATAGCGAACGTCCTTTCTTTGGTGCTCTAGTAGCATTCATGACTTCTGGCCCTATCATGGTTCAGACTTTAGAAGGCGAGAACGCAGTTCTAGCTCATCGTGACATCTTGGGTGCTACTAACCCAGCTGACGCTGCTCCAGGTACTATCCGTGCCGATTTTGCAGAAAGCATTGACGAGAACGCTGCTCACGGTTCTGATTCAGTTGCATCTGCAGAGCGTGAAGTTGCTTACTTCTTCAGTGCAGAAGAGTTGTGTGCACGCACACGCTAA
- a CDS encoding TonB-dependent receptor has translation MSSLSLTAKAIRRGLLTVAATAVATTSTFSANVSAEEAQVEKVERIAVTGSRIKRADMETASPLTVIDASAIIASGATSIDGVLQKMTSSGGAMTNAAVNNGSRGNASVNLRGLGSNRTLVLVNGRRMIASGTGAASTVDLNTIPVSMIQRVEVLKDGASAVYGTDAIAGVVNIILKRDFDGLELNVQTGISGEGDADESSIDFTMGNTFDKGNVVINAQYTKRGDASQADRDFSNCPIAEKGDNGSKEIYCAGSSYSEGGHIWGANGADLSGRGGEYHEFTDADRFNYSKDSFLSTPMERLNLSMAGTYEVSDSIIFFSEAMYSKRWSDQQMAPQPIWNSESWVYQPMSAGGWMTDDLLPWVADGETVDYGRRMVESGSRDFSQVVDTIRVVVGLEGEFDNGWTWDASYNKGKNDSVDTLANLHNIGSINDAVLAEEFDPFLQSSWMGDSIAPFIYTEVNSGGSELDIAALSLSGDIVDLPAGTMGFAAGYEYRKESAHFTPDSLTAQGLANDPRVEATAGSFDVNEIYAELAIPLLSDLPFAEQVDLSAAIRYFDYSTFGSDNTWKLGLTWRLFDDLMVRGVQSTAFRAPTVDELYGGKSPSFEQIVHPATDQTQAEVTVGGNELLTPEEADITTIGLVYSPSFVEGLSLTVDYYDIQISNTITSVDNNYIANQCLDANGNTINTGTALCQSSNISIDNTGRIKFDNGLQNIGETNTAGYDINVAYTFEGLGLDWKAGLDTTILDTYEEFDQDGNAIDYKGFITGGVGAYAELKTNFNLTATGDDWSATYEARYIDGMDSFACKDDTSKCYAPSVDSIVYHDISASYDLTNAVTLSGGVNNVLDEEPPYYTGNNDSNTDPYTYDVLGRYFFVRASVKF, from the coding sequence ATGAGTTCATTATCTTTAACCGCTAAGGCTATTCGCCGCGGCTTATTAACTGTAGCTGCGACAGCAGTTGCAACAACTTCAACTTTCTCAGCAAATGTATCAGCTGAAGAAGCTCAAGTAGAAAAAGTAGAAAGAATTGCTGTTACCGGTTCTCGTATTAAACGTGCTGATATGGAAACGGCCAGCCCGCTTACCGTTATCGATGCATCTGCGATTATCGCTTCTGGTGCAACATCTATTGATGGTGTGTTACAGAAAATGACTTCTTCAGGCGGCGCGATGACTAACGCTGCTGTGAACAATGGTTCAAGAGGTAATGCATCTGTAAACCTACGTGGTTTAGGTTCTAACCGTACTTTAGTATTAGTTAACGGTCGTCGTATGATTGCTTCAGGTACTGGTGCAGCTTCTACTGTAGATTTAAATACTATCCCAGTGTCAATGATCCAACGTGTAGAAGTATTAAAAGATGGCGCATCTGCTGTTTATGGTACTGATGCTATTGCTGGCGTTGTAAACATAATTTTAAAGCGTGACTTCGATGGCCTTGAGCTAAACGTTCAAACGGGTATTTCTGGTGAAGGTGATGCTGATGAATCAAGTATCGATTTCACTATGGGTAACACCTTTGATAAAGGTAACGTAGTAATTAACGCTCAGTACACCAAGCGTGGAGATGCTAGCCAAGCAGATCGCGATTTTTCTAACTGCCCAATAGCAGAAAAAGGTGATAATGGTAGCAAAGAAATATATTGTGCTGGTAGTTCATACTCTGAAGGCGGTCACATTTGGGGTGCTAACGGTGCAGATTTAAGTGGTCGTGGTGGTGAATATCACGAGTTTACTGATGCTGATCGTTTTAACTACTCAAAAGACAGTTTCTTATCGACTCCTATGGAGCGTTTGAATCTAAGCATGGCTGGTACGTATGAAGTTTCTGATAGCATAATCTTCTTCTCTGAAGCTATGTATTCTAAGCGTTGGTCTGATCAGCAAATGGCACCACAACCAATTTGGAACAGCGAGTCTTGGGTATATCAACCTATGTCTGCTGGCGGCTGGATGACTGATGACTTGTTACCATGGGTTGCTGACGGTGAGACTGTAGATTACGGTCGTCGTATGGTTGAGTCTGGTTCTCGTGATTTCTCGCAAGTTGTTGACACCATTCGTGTCGTTGTTGGTTTAGAAGGCGAGTTCGATAATGGTTGGACTTGGGATGCTTCTTACAACAAAGGTAAAAATGATTCAGTAGATACGCTAGCTAACCTGCATAACATTGGTTCTATAAACGATGCTGTATTAGCCGAAGAGTTTGATCCATTCTTACAGTCTTCTTGGATGGGTGATAGCATTGCACCATTTATTTATACAGAAGTTAATTCTGGTGGTAGCGAATTAGATATCGCAGCATTATCTCTTTCTGGTGATATTGTTGATTTACCTGCAGGGACTATGGGCTTCGCAGCTGGTTACGAGTACCGTAAAGAGTCTGCTCATTTCACGCCTGATTCATTAACCGCTCAAGGTTTAGCTAACGACCCTCGCGTGGAAGCTACGGCCGGTTCATTTGATGTTAATGAAATTTATGCAGAATTAGCTATCCCATTATTAAGTGACCTTCCATTTGCTGAGCAAGTTGATCTGAGTGCAGCTATTCGTTACTTCGATTACAGCACATTTGGTTCAGATAACACCTGGAAACTTGGTTTAACTTGGCGTTTATTTGATGATTTAATGGTTCGTGGTGTGCAATCTACAGCATTCCGTGCTCCAACGGTTGATGAGCTATACGGCGGTAAATCTCCATCATTTGAACAAATTGTTCACCCAGCTACAGATCAAACACAAGCTGAAGTGACTGTAGGCGGTAACGAACTGTTAACCCCAGAAGAAGCTGATATTACAACTATTGGTTTAGTTTACTCTCCAAGCTTTGTTGAAGGTTTATCACTAACAGTTGATTATTACGATATTCAAATTAGTAATACTATTACTTCTGTTGATAATAACTACATTGCTAATCAGTGTTTAGATGCAAATGGTAATACTATCAATACTGGTACTGCATTATGTCAATCTTCAAATATCTCTATCGATAACACTGGTCGTATTAAGTTTGACAATGGTTTACAAAACATTGGTGAAACAAACACTGCAGGTTACGATATCAATGTTGCATATACTTTTGAAGGCCTAGGCTTAGATTGGAAAGCAGGACTTGATACTACTATCCTAGATACGTATGAAGAATTTGACCAAGATGGCAATGCAATTGATTACAAAGGTTTCATTACTGGTGGTGTTGGTGCATACGCTGAATTGAAAACAAACTTCAATTTAACTGCAACTGGTGATGATTGGTCAGCGACTTATGAAGCGCGTTACATTGATGGTATGGATTCTTTTGCTTGTAAAGATGATACCTCTAAGTGTTACGCCCCTTCAGTCGACTCTATCGTTTACCACGATATCTCAGCATCTTATGATTTAACTAATGCAGTTACTTTATCTGGTGGTGTGAACAATGTATTAGATGAAGAGCCTCCTTATTACACAGGTAATAACGATTCAAATACCGATCCTTACACATATGATGTGCTAGGTCGTTACTTCTTCGTTAGAGCAAGCGTTAAGTTCTAA
- a CDS encoding TonB-dependent receptor, protein MSTLTLTAKAIRRSMLAAAATSVAFSGVAFAEEASEKVERIEVTGSRIKQVDMETVSPVTVIDAAAIAMTGEKTVADVLNNSAINSFGSWRGVSGYGAGASSTSSVNLRGLGASATLVLLDGRRMPGTSSSSGAVADTSSIPISIVERIEILRDGASAVYGSDAVAGVINIITKKEFDGVQLDFSTEMPDVEGGDANRLSIATGYNTDKGNITLTYEHYDTKAVMDRDVWNLNDPTYGAYSTFSSVPNGISDSGWIDNTELCDQVENTVINSDGRCLYSYGEVTKLFGDVTRNSFLSNFSYDITDDIQFRGRASASLAETETRYAGTPVSTNFPVMSADNPYNPYAATGGEDITIYMRSVQIGERDTLTETNNFDILAGFVGFADVGNGLDWELNVQSSASTTNSFNYNLINDSIIQREIDSGEYDIFNTSGMDYEDWNGQMSQLYGAAAHTGVYQGKFESTQIDGLVSTLIIDDGDFTLAMVAGAEYEMIDFKQTSDPESAAGIISGGSGGDDVNATRDRTAGYLEVQMGLPANFEVSAAVRYERYEQEGQLTGATGDIVNSTTFDAVVPKVGLSWRPVDSLLLRASYGDSFRAPNMGEMFSSQALSFESSLDNLWCNEAGNDDTTYCDPRQQHKTWFGGNPDLEAEEGNSFTLGGVWNVSDAWNVELSYYSITYDNKIESVGVDDILRDELREGSSDFVTRGADGKIEYIESGVRNIATVETSGLDFVTAYNLETSFGDWNFKVDLSKVLEFKKQDNAEAAMIDYSGSTDYPDLRGNLGVSWSYDDFSAAWTTVYIGSQSAEYWRELEEYDSYTDYDTYFKHNVQFAYNHSMNGSITVGVNNLLDEEAPTYYDYADYRDVNVGLYDVLGRTYYIRLSQRF, encoded by the coding sequence ATGAGTACATTAACATTAACAGCCAAGGCGATACGTCGTAGCATGCTTGCTGCTGCAGCAACATCAGTTGCCTTTTCAGGCGTCGCATTCGCTGAAGAAGCGTCAGAAAAAGTAGAACGAATTGAAGTTACAGGTTCTCGTATTAAGCAAGTTGATATGGAAACAGTCTCTCCAGTTACAGTGATTGATGCCGCTGCAATTGCAATGACGGGTGAAAAAACTGTTGCTGATGTTTTAAATAACTCAGCTATTAACAGTTTTGGCTCATGGCGTGGTGTATCGGGTTATGGCGCAGGTGCAAGTTCAACTAGCAGTGTTAATTTACGTGGCTTAGGTGCTTCAGCGACACTAGTCTTACTAGATGGCCGTCGTATGCCTGGAACTAGTTCAAGTTCTGGTGCCGTGGCTGATACCTCTTCTATCCCTATTTCAATTGTTGAGCGAATTGAAATCCTTCGTGATGGTGCCTCAGCAGTTTATGGATCAGATGCTGTAGCTGGCGTAATTAACATCATTACCAAAAAAGAATTCGATGGTGTTCAGTTAGATTTTAGTACTGAAATGCCTGATGTTGAAGGTGGTGATGCAAACCGTTTATCAATAGCAACAGGATATAATACAGATAAAGGTAATATCACTTTAACTTATGAGCACTATGATACCAAAGCTGTGATGGATCGTGATGTATGGAACTTAAATGACCCGACATATGGTGCCTACAGTACATTTAGTTCTGTACCAAATGGTATTTCTGATTCTGGTTGGATAGACAATACTGAATTATGTGATCAAGTAGAAAATACTGTAATTAATAGTGATGGTCGCTGTTTATATAGCTACGGTGAAGTGACCAAGTTGTTTGGTGATGTTACTCGTAACTCATTCTTATCTAATTTTAGTTATGATATTACAGATGATATTCAATTCCGTGGACGTGCATCAGCATCACTTGCTGAAACTGAAACTCGTTATGCTGGAACCCCTGTGTCAACTAACTTTCCAGTGATGTCAGCTGACAATCCATATAACCCATATGCAGCAACAGGTGGTGAAGATATCACTATCTATATGCGTTCAGTGCAAATTGGTGAACGTGACACTCTAACAGAAACTAATAACTTCGATATTTTAGCTGGATTTGTTGGATTTGCAGACGTGGGTAATGGTTTAGATTGGGAGTTAAACGTACAAAGCTCAGCTTCTACGACTAACTCATTCAATTATAATCTAATCAACGACAGTATCATTCAACGCGAAATAGATTCTGGTGAATATGATATCTTCAATACATCTGGTATGGATTACGAAGATTGGAATGGTCAAATGAGCCAGCTTTATGGTGCAGCAGCGCATACTGGCGTTTACCAAGGTAAATTTGAAAGTACTCAAATTGACGGTTTAGTGTCTACGTTAATAATCGATGATGGCGACTTTACACTAGCAATGGTTGCTGGTGCAGAGTACGAAATGATCGACTTTAAACAAACGTCAGATCCTGAATCTGCAGCAGGTATTATCTCAGGTGGTTCTGGTGGTGATGATGTTAACGCAACACGTGATCGCACCGCGGGCTATTTAGAAGTGCAAATGGGCTTGCCTGCAAATTTTGAAGTGTCAGCAGCAGTGCGTTATGAACGCTATGAGCAAGAAGGTCAATTAACGGGTGCAACAGGCGATATTGTTAATTCAACTACATTTGATGCAGTTGTACCAAAGGTTGGTTTAAGCTGGCGTCCAGTCGATAGCTTATTATTACGTGCAAGTTATGGTGATTCATTCCGTGCTCCTAATATGGGCGAGATGTTCTCATCACAAGCGTTAAGTTTTGAGTCTTCATTAGATAACTTATGGTGTAATGAAGCTGGTAATGATGACACGACTTATTGTGATCCTCGCCAGCAGCATAAAACTTGGTTTGGTGGTAACCCTGACTTAGAAGCTGAAGAAGGTAACTCATTCACACTTGGTGGTGTTTGGAACGTATCGGATGCATGGAATGTTGAACTGTCTTACTATTCGATTACTTATGATAATAAAATTGAATCTGTTGGTGTTGATGATATTTTACGTGACGAATTACGTGAAGGCTCATCTGATTTTGTGACACGTGGCGCAGACGGTAAAATTGAATATATCGAGTCTGGTGTACGTAATATCGCAACGGTTGAAACATCTGGTCTTGATTTCGTGACAGCTTATAATTTGGAGACAAGTTTCGGTGACTGGAACTTCAAAGTCGATTTATCAAAAGTCCTTGAGTTTAAAAAGCAAGATAATGCTGAAGCTGCAATGATCGATTATTCAGGTAGTACTGATTACCCAGATTTACGCGGTAACTTAGGTGTATCTTGGAGTTACGATGACTTCAGTGCTGCGTGGACTACGGTATATATCGGAAGTCAATCAGCTGAATATTGGCGTGAACTTGAAGAGTACGATAGCTATACTGACTACGATACTTACTTCAAACATAATGTTCAGTTCGCATATAATCACTCTATGAATGGTTCTATCACTGTAGGCGTTAATAACTTACTGGATGAAGAAGCGCCAACTTATTATGATTATGCAGACTACCGTGATGTGAATGTAGGTTTATACGACGTACTTGGTCGTACTTATTACATTCGTTTAAGTCAACGTTTCTAA
- a CDS encoding TetR/AcrR family transcriptional regulator translates to MSVTDLRPKQKRSQATHDKFLQSLQDALKFKYFEHISIKELAEGAGVSVGTFYRRFENKEALLPLLYDDFGCELLKWVEALELIECQTLEEQVTVLCQQTYDFLDARRSVFRTIHLNARLHPDTIFTQPTLDRNETYSRLSNLLLRFCDEKPATQSQQDSADMVIYMLINSLLDKILYPTLTPAIACSMSNTQFVEQLPMMLQGYLVQSFQ, encoded by the coding sequence ATGTCTGTCACAGATTTACGCCCGAAACAAAAACGTAGCCAAGCTACTCATGATAAGTTTTTACAATCATTGCAAGATGCGCTCAAGTTTAAATACTTTGAACATATAAGCATTAAAGAGTTAGCTGAAGGAGCAGGGGTGTCAGTTGGCACTTTCTATCGTCGATTTGAGAATAAAGAAGCATTATTACCATTATTGTATGATGATTTTGGTTGTGAATTATTAAAGTGGGTCGAAGCACTTGAATTGATAGAGTGTCAGACTTTAGAAGAGCAAGTGACGGTTCTTTGTCAGCAAACATACGATTTTTTAGATGCTAGAAGAAGTGTATTTAGAACTATCCATCTGAATGCGCGTTTACACCCTGATACTATCTTTACCCAGCCAACGTTAGATAGAAATGAAACCTACAGTCGATTATCGAATTTGTTACTTCGTTTTTGTGATGAAAAGCCAGCAACCCAGTCTCAGCAAGATTCAGCCGATATGGTTATTTATATGCTTATTAATAGCCTGCTTGATAAAATTTTATACCCAACCTTGACTCCAGCTATCGCATGTTCAATGTCTAATACTCAGTTTGTTGAGCAATTACCAATGATGTTACAAGGATATCTTGTTCAATCGTTCCAATAG